ACGTGATCCCCGTGTATTTGTATTAGGTGAAGACGTAGGGGTAAAAGGCGGTGTGTTTAAAGCGACTTCAGGGTTATACGAACAATTCGGGGAACAGCGTGTCATTGATACACCGCTTGCTGAATCCGCAATCGCAGGAGTTGGCATCGGCGCGGCCATGTACGGAATGAGGCCGATTGCGGAGATGCAATTCGCTGATTTTATCATGCCCGCAATCAACCAAATCATTTCGGAAGCTGCAAAAATCCGTTATCGCTCAAATAATGACTGGCATTGCCCTATCGTCATCAGAGCTCCATACGGCGGGGGTGTACATGGGGCGTTATACCATTCACAATCCGTTGAAGCCATTTTTGCCAATCAACCGGGACTTAAAATTGTCATGCCCTCTACACCCTACGACGTGAAAGGGTTATTGAAAGCAGCCATTCGCGATGAAGATCCGGTCCTTTTCTTTGAACATAAACGTGCCTATCGCCTTATTAAAGAAGAAGTGCCGAATGATGATTATGTTTTACCGATTGGTAAAGCGGATGTAAAACGTGAAGGCGAGGACGTTACAGTGATTACTTACGGCCTTTGTGTTCATTTTGCGCTTCAGGCAGCTGAAAGGCTGGCCAGTGATGGCATATCCGTTCATATACTTGATTTACGAACCGTTTATCCATTAGATCAAGAAGCCATTATGGAAGCTGCATCTAAAACAGGAAAAGTCCTATTGGTTACTGAAGATAATAAGGAAGGAAGCATCATTAGTGAAGTATCGGCGATCATCGCAGAAAACTGCCTCTTCGATCTCGATGCCCCAATCATGAGACTCGCGGGCCCGGATGTCCCTGCGATGCCATATTCACCACCATTGGAGAAATCCTTCATGGTGAATCCTGAAAAAGTGGAAAAGGCACTGAGGGACCTTGTTGCCTATTGAACGGACCTTAAAATAGAACAAACAAAGCATCCTCCATCTCGGGGGATGCTTTGTTTGTTCCCGTAATTGATCATGCCGATGAAAAACCAATTAAGGAAATCGCCAAGGATGTCCGTGAACTTGACCAAAAAGTACGCATGAATAAAAAATCATTGAAACGGCATTTGATTTTACTCGAATCTTATGTGTTGAAGCAAGTCGGCAAAATAAACTATACCAGTATTTATTGAAGACGAGACTACAGGCTACAGAGATTCGTATAGACCAAGCACTTGAAGAGTATTGTAAGGGAAATGGAAAAGGTGAATTTTATATTAGTTCACATAATACGGATTATAATCATTAAGGCCTTTAATAGTGTTTATATTGGGGTTGAATCTTAAAAATGAACTTAAGTCTAGCAACTATAAAAAGGTTGCCAGGCTTTTTTTTCGATAAATAAAGTCAACTATAGAAGCGTGAAAAACTAATCCGTTTGATTACGCTAGGGAGGGCACATAATATCTCCCCCGATTTCTTTTATTCAGTTGTGATTTTTGATGAATTTTCACTTCTTAAATATATATTGACCGAAATGCGTGGTATTATATGGTAAAGGATTCTAGGTAAAGGAGCTTATGATGAATACTGGACAATTCTCCAATAATAAACTATTAGATATAGTGTTTGAAAGTACATATTATGGAATTGTAATTGTCGATAGTAATGGAAAAATTCAATACATTAGCAATAAATATTGTGAATTTTTAAATGTTGAACGCGACACAGTGATTGGTGAACATGTGACGAATATAATTGAAAATACAAGGCTACACCTTGTAGTGCAAATAGGTAAATCGGAAATCGCTGATATACAT
The DNA window shown above is from Peribacillus sp. FSL P2-0133 and carries:
- a CDS encoding alpha-ketoacid dehydrogenase subunit beta; translated protein: MAVISYIDAVIMAMREEMERDPRVFVLGEDVGVKGGVFKATSGLYEQFGEQRVIDTPLAESAIAGVGIGAAMYGMRPIAEMQFADFIMPAINQIISEAAKIRYRSNNDWHCPIVIRAPYGGGVHGALYHSQSVEAIFANQPGLKIVMPSTPYDVKGLLKAAIRDEDPVLFFEHKRAYRLIKEEVPNDDYVLPIGKADVKREGEDVTVITYGLCVHFALQAAERLASDGISVHILDLRTVYPLDQEAIMEAASKTGKVLLVTEDNKEGSIISEVSAIIAENCLFDLDAPIMRLAGPDVPAMPYSPPLEKSFMVNPEKVEKALRDLVAY